A genome region from Nitrospira sp. includes the following:
- a CDS encoding ABC transporter permease, whose amino-acid sequence MTMADSFPQSNPSSIVIEPRTGYVQVGWRELWASRELLYFLAWRDLKTRYAQTAIGAGWALMQPLLSTLIFTLVFGYLAKMPSDGLPYPIFAFAAILPWTLFSKSLERSTLSVVTEGGLIKKVYFPRLIIPIAATFINLVDFAVGLLILIGMMAWYQQVPQWTVLFLPFFVVIALLTALSVSLWLSALNVKYRDVASVVPLMTQLWMFASPVLYPASLVPESLRWYYGLNPMAGVIEGFRWALLGKTAPDWTMMAVSLAMVALLLIGGVIFFRRVERTFADLI is encoded by the coding sequence ATGACTATGGCCGACTCATTTCCGCAGAGCAATCCATCCTCCATTGTGATCGAACCCCGTACGGGATATGTCCAGGTCGGGTGGCGCGAGCTGTGGGCGTCGCGTGAGCTCTTGTACTTTCTCGCATGGCGAGATCTGAAAACAAGATACGCACAGACGGCGATCGGAGCTGGCTGGGCTCTCATGCAGCCTCTGCTCAGCACGCTGATCTTCACGCTGGTGTTCGGGTATTTGGCTAAAATGCCGTCGGATGGGTTGCCCTATCCCATCTTTGCGTTTGCTGCGATTCTCCCCTGGACCCTGTTTTCAAAAAGCCTCGAACGCAGCACGTTAAGTGTGGTGACGGAGGGAGGCCTGATTAAGAAAGTCTACTTTCCACGGCTGATCATCCCAATCGCTGCGACCTTCATCAACCTGGTTGATTTTGCCGTGGGCTTACTGATCCTGATCGGCATGATGGCCTGGTATCAGCAGGTTCCTCAGTGGACGGTGCTGTTCCTGCCATTCTTCGTGGTGATCGCCCTGCTGACTGCCCTCTCGGTCAGCCTGTGGCTTTCGGCTCTCAACGTGAAATATCGCGATGTGGCCTCCGTCGTTCCCTTGATGACGCAGTTATGGATGTTTGCCTCCCCTGTGCTCTATCCTGCGTCTCTGGTACCGGAATCGTTGCGCTGGTACTACGGCCTGAATCCGATGGCAGGGGTCATCGAGGGATTTCGGTGGGCTCTGCTCGGAAAGACGGCTCCTGATTGGACCATGATGGCTGTGAGTCTGGCAATGGTGGCGCTGCTCTTAATCGGCGGCGTCATATTTTTTCGGAGGGTGGAGCGTACCTTCGCCGATCTAATTTAG